Proteins from one Desulforegulaceae bacterium genomic window:
- a CDS encoding UpxY family transcription antiterminator, whose translation MSCNQVKEKKWYVLHTRSKFENVVKNQLLKKDINVFLPLILKLSKRKDRKKTIEVPMFPGYVFVQCDSSPESRLKILKTIGAVKLIGTNKGPVSVKTEAVESLILLSKSKEKIFTGHGYKKGQPVIITKGGMTGVKGIFEKETGKMRVIVQIDILGRYAYTEVNEADIEFLDSTTIIT comes from the coding sequence ATGAGTTGCAATCAGGTTAAAGAAAAAAAATGGTATGTACTCCATACAAGAAGCAAGTTTGAAAATGTTGTAAAAAATCAGCTTTTAAAAAAAGATATTAATGTTTTTCTTCCTTTAATTCTGAAGCTGAGCAAAAGAAAAGACAGAAAAAAAACAATTGAAGTTCCTATGTTTCCTGGCTATGTTTTTGTTCAATGTGATTCTTCTCCAGAAAGCAGACTTAAAATTCTCAAAACCATAGGAGCTGTAAAACTGATAGGAACAAACAAAGGCCCTGTATCTGTAAAAACCGAGGCAGTTGAATCTTTAATTTTACTTTCTAAGTCTAAAGAAAAAATTTTCACAGGCCATGGCTATAAAAAAGGGCAGCCTGTTATTATAACAAAAGGTGGGATGACAGGTGTTAAAGGTATCTTTGAAAAAGAAACTGGAAAAATGAGAGTAATTGTCCAAATAGATATTTTAGGCAGGTATGCATATACAGAAGTTAATGAAGCCGACATAGAATTTTTGGACTCAACTACTATCATTACTTGA
- a CDS encoding 4Fe-4S binding protein, whose product MSFNPVVDQEKCTGCEECVDICPVDVYEIVDGKSVPVNAEECVGCDSCVEVCPEGAITIEEL is encoded by the coding sequence ATGAGTTTTAATCCAGTAGTTGATCAGGAAAAGTGCACAGGTTGCGAAGAATGTGTAGATATCTGCCCAGTAGATGTTTATGAGATTGTTGACGGTAAATCAGTTCCTGTTAACGCAGAAGAGTGCGTTGGATGCGACAGCTGTGTTGAGGTTTGCCCTGAAGGTGCAATTACAATAGAAGAATTATAA
- a CDS encoding iron-containing alcohol dehydrogenase family protein — protein MHRNFKQVSRVVFGRGCFDQLADILKEKRTGSKKMVFLVDHFFKGKDLEKRIPLQGNDELIFIDVTYEPTTSDVDKLRDKLISDSDNFPDGIIGIGGGSTMDVAKAVSLMLTNEGKSHEYQGWDLIKKPGVYKVGIPTLSGTGAEVSRTCVLTGPVRKLGLNSDHTVYDQMVLDPELIKNIPKDQWFYTGMDCFIHNIEALKGTFINEFARAFGEKSQALCEQVFLEDHPDSDDKLMMASYFGGMSIAYSQVGACHALSYGLAFVLGVKHGIGNCLAFNQLGEFYPEGVEKFKKMMDKHKIELPVNITKNLTSEQFDQMAEICLGLDPLWENALGKDWKKIMTKEKVLGLYKKI, from the coding sequence ATGCATAGAAATTTCAAACAAGTATCAAGAGTGGTTTTTGGCCGCGGATGCTTTGATCAATTGGCCGATATTTTAAAAGAAAAAAGAACTGGTTCCAAAAAAATGGTTTTTCTGGTTGATCATTTCTTCAAAGGAAAAGACCTTGAAAAAAGAATACCTCTCCAAGGTAATGACGAATTGATTTTCATTGATGTAACCTATGAACCCACAACTTCAGATGTAGACAAATTAAGAGATAAATTAATTTCAGATTCGGATAATTTCCCCGATGGAATCATAGGTATAGGCGGAGGAAGTACAATGGATGTTGCCAAAGCCGTCTCCCTTATGCTTACAAACGAAGGAAAGTCCCATGAATATCAGGGCTGGGATCTGATTAAAAAACCAGGAGTCTATAAAGTTGGAATCCCCACTCTTTCCGGAACAGGTGCTGAGGTATCAAGAACTTGCGTTTTAACAGGCCCTGTAAGAAAACTTGGTCTTAACTCTGATCATACAGTTTATGATCAAATGGTTCTTGATCCTGAACTGATTAAAAACATTCCAAAAGATCAATGGTTTTATACAGGAATGGATTGCTTTATCCACAATATAGAAGCTCTTAAAGGGACCTTTATAAATGAATTTGCAAGGGCTTTTGGAGAAAAATCCCAGGCTCTTTGCGAACAGGTATTTTTGGAAGATCATCCAGATTCAGACGACAAGCTGATGATGGCTTCTTATTTTGGAGGAATGTCAATTGCTTACTCCCAGGTTGGAGCCTGTCATGCACTTTCATATGGCCTTGCCTTTGTTCTTGGTGTAAAGCACGGAATAGGCAATTGTCTTGCATTCAATCAGCTTGGAGAATTTTATCCTGAAGGTGTTGAAAAGTTTAAAAAAATGATGGATAAGCATAAAATCGAGCTTCCAGTCAATATAACTAAAAATCTTACCAGCGAACAATTTGACCAGATGGCTGAAATCTGTCTTGGCCTTGATCCTCTTTGGGAAAATGCCCTTGGTAAAGACTGGAAAAAAATAATGACCAAGGAAAAAGTACTTGGCCTTTATAAAAAAATTTAA
- the ricT gene encoding regulatory iron-sulfur-containing complex subunit RicT: MNKNEIIITGVRFKPAGKIYDFETQIKELEPGNLVVVETEQGLGVARVIHPPSPRTLDPDEQEIKSVLRIVTDEDKKLIEKNNQHEKTAFDFCSTQVIKLGLEMNLFKVESTFDAKKLTFFFTADGRVDFRELVKILVREYHIRIEMRQVGIRHRAKLCGGVGRCGREICCSSYLENFEPISIKMAKVQGLSLNPTKISGVCGRLMCCLHYENDTYKYLHNKLPELGKEVETPNGPGVVTKHLPLKQRVGVSNEEGYETIFDLRDLKSISK, translated from the coding sequence ATGAATAAAAATGAAATAATAATAACCGGAGTAAGATTTAAGCCCGCCGGTAAAATATATGATTTTGAAACTCAAATTAAAGAGCTTGAACCGGGAAACCTTGTTGTTGTTGAAACAGAACAAGGTCTTGGTGTGGCAAGGGTTATTCACCCTCCTTCACCCAGGACATTGGATCCTGATGAACAGGAAATAAAATCTGTATTAAGAATTGTTACAGATGAAGATAAAAAACTCATTGAAAAAAACAATCAACATGAAAAAACAGCTTTTGACTTTTGTTCAACCCAGGTAATCAAACTAGGCTTGGAAATGAACCTTTTTAAGGTTGAAAGCACCTTTGATGCAAAAAAGCTAACTTTTTTCTTCACAGCCGACGGTCGTGTTGACTTTAGAGAACTTGTCAAGATACTTGTAAGAGAATATCATATAAGAATTGAAATGAGGCAGGTTGGAATAAGACACAGAGCAAAACTTTGCGGAGGTGTTGGAAGATGCGGAAGAGAGATCTGCTGCTCATCATATCTTGAAAACTTTGAACCCATTTCAATCAAAATGGCAAAGGTTCAGGGTTTGTCTCTCAATCCCACAAAAATTTCTGGAGTCTGCGGCAGACTTATGTGTTGCCTTCACTATGAAAATGATACATACAAATATTTACACAACAAACTTCCTGAATTAGGCAAAGAAGTGGAAACACCAAATGGGCCTGGAGTTGTTACAAAACATCTCCCCCTTAAACAAAGAGTAGGAGTTTCAAATGAAGAAGGATATGAAACAATATTTGATTTAAGGGATTTAAAATCAATTTCAAAGTAG
- the tmk gene encoding dTMP kinase, which yields MNSGKFITLCGGEGTGKSTQAKKLFDFFQEKNIPSVLTKEPGGTKIGMMIRKILLSPENSEIGNKTELLLYLSDRAEHFEKIVLPSLEKGELVVCDRFIDSTLVYQGKVRKMGTRFINSAHEYILGDFLPDLTLILDSRPELCLERISLDKNSGIRNEDESRFDNEKLSFHKKIRKGFLELAEEDKYNRFVLINAEKTADEVFEQIKSVIYEKGIVKI from the coding sequence ATTAACAGCGGTAAATTTATAACACTATGCGGGGGCGAAGGTACAGGAAAGTCTACCCAGGCAAAAAAATTATTTGATTTTTTTCAAGAAAAAAACATTCCCTCTGTTCTTACAAAAGAGCCTGGAGGTACAAAAATTGGGATGATGATAAGAAAAATCCTTCTTTCGCCTGAAAATTCAGAAATTGGAAATAAGACCGAGCTTCTTTTGTATCTTTCAGACAGAGCAGAGCATTTTGAAAAGATTGTTTTACCTTCACTTGAAAAAGGTGAATTGGTTGTTTGTGACAGATTTATTGACAGCACTTTAGTTTATCAGGGAAAAGTAAGAAAAATGGGAACCAGGTTTATAAACTCAGCCCATGAATATATTTTAGGAGATTTTCTTCCTGATTTGACCTTGATTCTTGACAGTAGACCTGAACTTTGTCTTGAAAGAATAAGTTTAGATAAAAATTCAGGAATCAGAAATGAAGATGAATCAAGATTTGATAATGAAAAGCTTTCATTCCATAAAAAAATTAGAAAAGGTTTTTTAGAGCTTGCTGAAGAAGATAAATACAATAGATTTGTTCTTATAAATGCAGAAAAAACAGCTGATGAAGTTTTTGAACAAATCAAATCTGTAATTTATGAAAAAGGAATTGTTAAAATTTAA
- a CDS encoding penicillin-binding transpeptidase domain-containing protein, with product MYDYIDKGKRNRFDKKKTKKTNLKKIFKFVFLMVFLFLSIFSIFKLSSKKVDSPVFEPKLISKTEIREILTDIPESEFTKKYFVSKLKNETIVFHTSINENLQNYLEMEIQAALNCGHGAPKIICFAIADAYSGKVLGLKGYNFETSENISPCTKTLYPAASLFKIISSAAVIETKNYTPNQKMAFNGGKYTLYKKQLSNSTTKYTNYIKLKDAFAQSVNPVFGKIGFFELKKDNLIKFSSDFLLNKEADTEIPLTTGVVNISDKKYNWAEIASGYNNSTKISVLHSAFLSMPITNKGFFINPLLVEKIIDDGQNTRYENISSIKEKIINESTSKKLAEMMERTVKAGTAKNSFNAYRNGKTMKNIIIGGKTGSISDYSKEVKYDWFSGYAIDNDSQKAIVFSVLIGHGQFIGTKSSEFARKLIANYFSHLF from the coding sequence ATGTACGATTATATTGATAAAGGTAAAAGAAATCGTTTTGATAAGAAAAAAACAAAAAAAACAAATTTAAAAAAAATATTTAAATTTGTTTTTTTAATGGTTTTTTTGTTTTTATCAATATTTTCAATTTTCAAACTCAGCAGCAAAAAAGTTGACTCTCCTGTTTTTGAACCAAAATTAATTTCAAAAACTGAAATAAGAGAAATATTAACAGACATCCCTGAGTCAGAATTTACAAAAAAATACTTTGTTTCAAAGCTAAAAAACGAAACTATTGTTTTTCATACTTCTATAAATGAAAATCTTCAAAATTATCTTGAGATGGAAATTCAAGCCGCTTTAAACTGTGGTCATGGGGCTCCTAAAATAATATGCTTTGCCATTGCAGATGCATATTCAGGAAAAGTACTTGGCCTAAAGGGATACAATTTTGAAACTTCAGAAAATATTTCTCCATGTACAAAAACTTTATACCCGGCTGCCAGTCTTTTTAAAATAATATCCTCGGCTGCTGTGATTGAAACAAAAAACTATACCCCAAATCAGAAAATGGCTTTTAACGGGGGAAAGTATACTCTTTATAAAAAGCAGCTTTCAAATTCAACAACTAAATATACAAATTATATAAAACTTAAAGATGCTTTTGCCCAGTCTGTAAATCCTGTGTTTGGAAAAATTGGTTTTTTTGAACTTAAAAAAGACAATCTTATAAAATTTTCAAGCGATTTCCTTTTAAACAAAGAAGCAGATACAGAAATTCCATTAACTACCGGGGTTGTAAATATAAGTGATAAAAAGTACAATTGGGCTGAAATAGCATCAGGGTATAATAATTCAACCAAAATTTCTGTTCTCCATTCAGCTTTTTTAAGTATGCCCATAACTAATAAAGGTTTTTTTATAAATCCTTTGCTTGTTGAAAAGATAATAGATGATGGCCAAAATACAAGATATGAAAATATTTCCTCTATCAAGGAAAAAATTATAAATGAATCAACATCAAAAAAATTAGCAGAAATGATGGAAAGAACAGTAAAAGCCGGTACAGCAAAAAACTCATTTAATGCTTATAGAAATGGCAAAACCATGAAAAATATAATTATAGGAGGAAAGACCGGCTCAATTTCTGATTATTCTAAAGAAGTTAAATATGATTGGTTTTCAGGCTATGCAATAGACAATGATTCACAAAAAGCAATTGTTTTTTCTGTGTTAATTGGCCATGGTCAGTTTATAGGAACCAAGTCATCTGAATTTGCAAGAAAATTAATAGCAAATTATTTTAGTCACCTTTTCTAA
- the lptD gene encoding LPS assembly protein LptD encodes MAKKSIISFYIFIFIFFKNYGFTQTLFEKGEKINTNADFVYYDTKLKIVKASGNVVVKGKDKEIKGDHVFIDQNSTIVSVTGNALFKTKNETLTGDSIFFNYSTNKGIIRNGKIFISDLNFYIKGSKIEKISEKTYVFEDASISSCDNPEKDWEFKAKKIKAEIDGYGYAFNMRLNTMDRPLFYFPFLYFPVKTQRQSGFLIPQVDYSSTDGLDYNQPLYLVLSDQADLTLYYNFLEKRSNRTGAEFRYKHSAHSFSQILYDQINNDPYLYNEKRFKDPEIENHDRYWFRMKSDFLSKSGFKTSIDIDLASDPDYLKDFDSGYMSYDFTEKVFTKNFSRNIEPDDEMKRTNRIYSSKNFGKNIFEAEFLWMDDLIVKETDKKNSTVQKLPRLSLYSPRTTYDFMPLQTSFATDYNYFHRINGEKGHRINLTPSVYLPFNLGNYLYIEPGAYINETLWYTENPDKNEDFEKSFRQLYGLELKTSSSVYKVYNIYGDKIKKIRHTIVPELNYHFIPEKDQRDLPKFEDFDRIEEKNEFEFALTQTLTSKNILPSIDNSNENKYNYHEFLRFRLSQKYEMADDRIIYNTGDEYKHGRFQPLSAYLKFTPFSQLNFEFTGEYDHYQYMINKRNFALNILSDKGSKLRLEHRYTHEENKSAVISGEIVVSPSLNLYASYERIYMEDDIEKNEYDKKIGFHYISQCWDGGIFYSEDEKEKRVSFIINLKNFGGIYPSITESSKN; translated from the coding sequence ATGGCAAAGAAAAGTATAATTTCATTTTACATCTTTATCTTCATTTTCTTTAAAAACTACGGTTTTACTCAAACTTTATTTGAAAAAGGTGAAAAAATAAACACCAATGCAGATTTTGTTTATTACGATACAAAACTTAAGATTGTCAAAGCGTCAGGAAATGTTGTTGTTAAAGGAAAAGATAAAGAAATAAAAGGTGACCATGTTTTTATAGATCAAAATTCAACTATAGTAAGTGTTACAGGCAATGCCCTTTTCAAAACTAAAAATGAAACACTTACCGGAGATTCGATTTTTTTCAACTACTCTACAAATAAAGGAATAATAAGAAATGGAAAGATATTTATAAGCGACCTTAATTTTTACATCAAAGGGTCTAAAATAGAAAAAATATCTGAAAAAACCTATGTTTTTGAAGATGCCTCAATAAGTTCGTGTGATAATCCTGAAAAAGACTGGGAATTTAAAGCAAAAAAAATCAAGGCTGAAATAGACGGATATGGCTATGCATTTAATATGAGGCTGAACACAATGGACAGGCCTTTGTTTTATTTCCCTTTTTTATATTTCCCGGTAAAAACACAAAGACAATCAGGTTTTTTGATTCCCCAGGTTGACTATTCAAGCACAGACGGACTTGATTATAACCAGCCTCTTTATCTTGTGCTTTCAGATCAAGCAGATCTTACCTTATATTATAATTTTTTGGAAAAAAGATCCAACAGGACAGGAGCTGAATTCAGATACAAGCATTCAGCCCATAGTTTCAGCCAAATTCTTTACGACCAGATAAATAATGACCCTTATTTATATAATGAAAAAAGGTTTAAAGATCCTGAAATTGAAAATCACGACAGATACTGGTTTAGAATGAAATCTGATTTTTTATCCAAGTCGGGATTTAAAACAAGCATTGATATAGATCTGGCAAGTGATCCCGATTATTTAAAAGATTTTGACAGTGGTTATATGAGTTATGATTTCACAGAAAAAGTCTTTACTAAAAATTTCAGCAGAAATATTGAACCAGATGATGAAATGAAAAGAACAAACAGAATATATTCTTCAAAAAATTTTGGTAAAAACATTTTTGAAGCTGAATTTTTATGGATGGACGACCTTATAGTAAAGGAAACAGACAAAAAGAATTCTACAGTACAAAAACTTCCAAGACTTTCATTGTACAGCCCAAGAACAACCTATGATTTCATGCCCTTACAAACATCTTTTGCTACTGATTACAATTATTTCCACCGAATAAACGGTGAAAAAGGTCATAGGATAAACCTTACTCCTTCAGTTTATCTTCCTTTTAATCTAGGCAACTATTTATATATTGAGCCTGGAGCCTATATAAATGAAACTTTATGGTACACAGAAAATCCCGATAAAAATGAAGACTTTGAAAAATCATTCAGGCAGCTCTATGGCCTTGAATTAAAAACTTCTTCTTCAGTTTACAAAGTCTATAATATTTATGGGGATAAAATCAAAAAAATAAGACATACAATAGTTCCCGAACTCAATTATCATTTTATTCCTGAAAAGGATCAAAGAGACTTACCTAAATTTGAAGACTTTGACAGAATAGAAGAAAAAAATGAATTTGAATTTGCTTTAACTCAGACACTTACTTCCAAAAATATTCTTCCATCAATTGATAACTCTAATGAAAACAAATATAATTACCATGAGTTTTTAAGGTTTCGCCTTTCTCAAAAATATGAAATGGCTGATGATAGAATTATATATAATACAGGTGATGAGTATAAACACGGAAGATTCCAGCCACTTAGTGCATATCTTAAGTTTACTCCTTTTAGCCAGTTAAATTTTGAATTTACAGGAGAGTATGATCATTATCAATATATGATAAACAAAAGAAATTTTGCCCTAAATATTTTATCTGATAAAGGTTCAAAGCTCAGGCTAGAACATAGATATACCCACGAAGAGAACAAGTCAGCTGTAATTTCTGGAGAAATTGTTGTTTCGCCTTCCTTAAATCTCTATGCTTCTTATGAAAGAATCTATATGGAAGATGATATAGAAAAAAATGAATATGATAAAAAAATTGGGTTTCATTATATTTCACAGTGTTGGGATGGGGGAATCTTTTACTCAGAAGATGAAAAAGAAAAAAGGGTTTCTTTTATTATAAACCTTAAAAACTTTGGGGGAATTTACCCAAGCATTACTGAATCCTCAAAAAATTAA
- a CDS encoding HU family DNA-binding protein, whose translation MNKLELISKLKKEANLTKSEASEIVQIFFDSMTEALANNERVEIRGLCSFYIKEYKSYTGRNPKTGEKVKIPPKKLPFFKCGKELKERVDKMN comes from the coding sequence ATGAATAAACTGGAACTGATTTCAAAACTAAAAAAAGAAGCAAATCTTACTAAAAGTGAAGCTTCAGAAATAGTGCAAATTTTTTTTGATTCAATGACTGAAGCCCTTGCAAACAACGAAAGAGTTGAAATAAGAGGACTTTGCAGCTTTTATATCAAGGAATACAAAAGCTATACAGGAAGAAATCCAAAAACTGGAGAAAAAGTTAAAATACCTCCAAAAAAACTTCCTTTTTTCAAATGCGGCAAAGAGCTTAAGGAAAGAGTTGACAAAATGAATTAA
- a CDS encoding ribonuclease J, which produces MLKIVPLGGLGEIGLNMMTVEYGGRILIIDCGLMFPEDYMLGVDIVIPDFTYIRENINKISALILTHAHEDHIGGIPYLLREVDCPIYGTPFTIGIVKNKLDDFNLPIDYDLRKIDIHSTLEIDDFKIEFARVSHSTIDGVGMMIETPLGRIVHTGDFKINPSVINDMSTDINKFASFGEKGVLCLLSDSTNVEKEGHTISEAEVGESLETLISGSQGRLIVALFASNVARIQQIVNIGRRYGKKIAFNGRSIETTVKVAKENGYLRIPVDMEVDIHEIGYISNSSTMIVTTGSQGEPMSALARMSEGSHKQLKVQKGDTVILSSKFIPGNEKAINYIINNLYRQGAHVVYEKIAKVHVSGHAYREELKMMLNLVKPQYFIPIHGEYRHLFHHSALAAGVGVLESNIFLVENGQEIIFDELGGRLGQNVSTGRVLIDGKGIGDVGRSLLRERRVLSEDGIAVVTMVIDEETDAILYGPELESRGFVFCNETGHLLQDAQCVILEVVEDIEAGTPNRTELIKARLQKSLRQYFYFAIRRKPVIIIKIMEV; this is translated from the coding sequence ATGCTTAAAATAGTTCCTCTAGGGGGGCTTGGAGAAATCGGACTTAATATGATGACTGTCGAGTACGGCGGCAGGATATTAATTATTGATTGCGGCTTGATGTTTCCAGAAGATTATATGCTTGGGGTAGATATAGTAATTCCCGACTTTACCTATATTCGAGAAAATATAAACAAAATTTCAGCCCTTATCCTTACCCATGCACACGAAGATCATATAGGAGGAATTCCCTATCTTTTAAGAGAGGTAGATTGTCCTATTTATGGAACTCCTTTTACTATTGGTATTGTCAAAAACAAGCTTGATGACTTTAATCTTCCGATTGATTATGATTTGAGAAAAATCGATATTCATTCAACCCTTGAAATTGATGATTTCAAAATTGAGTTTGCCAGAGTATCCCACTCCACCATTGACGGGGTGGGAATGATGATTGAAACTCCTTTGGGCAGAATAGTTCATACAGGAGATTTTAAAATCAATCCTTCTGTTATCAATGACATGTCAACTGATATCAATAAGTTTGCCTCTTTTGGAGAAAAAGGGGTTTTATGTCTTTTGTCTGATTCAACAAATGTTGAAAAAGAAGGGCATACCATTTCTGAGGCTGAGGTGGGAGAAAGCCTTGAAACTCTTATTTCAGGAAGTCAGGGCAGACTGATTGTGGCTCTTTTTGCTTCAAATGTTGCAAGAATCCAGCAAATAGTGAATATTGGCAGGAGATATGGAAAAAAAATTGCTTTCAATGGAAGAAGCATTGAAACAACTGTAAAAGTAGCTAAAGAAAATGGATATTTAAGAATCCCTGTTGATATGGAAGTTGATATTCATGAGATTGGCTATATTAGCAATTCTTCAACAATGATAGTTACAACAGGAAGCCAGGGAGAACCCATGTCTGCCCTTGCAAGAATGTCTGAGGGAAGTCATAAGCAGCTCAAAGTACAAAAGGGCGACACAGTGATTTTGTCGTCAAAGTTTATACCTGGAAATGAAAAGGCTATTAATTATATAATTAATAACCTCTATAGACAAGGGGCTCATGTTGTATATGAAAAAATAGCCAAGGTTCATGTATCAGGTCATGCTTATAGAGAAGAACTGAAGATGATGCTCAATCTTGTAAAACCCCAGTATTTTATTCCAATTCATGGAGAATACAGGCATCTTTTTCATCACTCAGCTCTTGCTGCAGGAGTTGGAGTTTTAGAATCAAATATTTTTCTTGTTGAAAACGGTCAGGAAATAATTTTTGATGAATTAGGTGGAAGGCTTGGCCAAAATGTTTCAACAGGAAGAGTTCTTATTGACGGCAAGGGAATTGGTGATGTAGGAAGAAGCTTGTTAAGGGAAAGAAGGGTGTTATCAGAGGACGGAATAGCTGTTGTGACTATGGTTATTGACGAGGAAACCGATGCTATTCTTTATGGGCCTGAACTTGAGTCAAGAGGGTTTGTTTTTTGCAATGAAACAGGACATCTTCTTCAGGATGCCCAATGTGTTATTCTTGAAGTTGTAGAAGATATAGAAGCTGGCACTCCAAACAGAACAGAACTTATTAAAGCCAGACTTCAAAAATCTTTAAGGCAGTATTTCTATTTTGCTATCAGAAGAAAGCCGGTTATTATTATAAAAATAATGGAGGTTTAG
- a CDS encoding DegT/DnrJ/EryC1/StrS family aminotransferase gives MPGFELFGDLEKKHVSDVLESGILMRYNFDSMRNGHWKAKEFEEKLSSKLNVDFTHLCSSGTAALSIALASCGIGKGDEVIVPPFTFVATIEAIIAAGAMPVFSDIDKTLCLDPDLLESKITKKTKAIMPVHMCGAMADINKIKNICEKNSLILIEDACQAIGASINNVYAGTFGDMGCFSFDFVKTITCGEGGAVVTNKKELYENAHAFSDHGHDHIGNDRGKENHPFPGLNFRISELNAAVGVAQLERFDEIISIQRKNKQILKNELKDLKNIELRQIIDEKGDNGGFLSFFTEDENAARKILENLNKNKADGTFYWYDNNWHYLRKWDHFKEKVSLYKTEFSEFFNPETINIKKSDEIMKRTLSMLIKLSWTEEEMEKRVEALKKSVNI, from the coding sequence ATGCCTGGCTTTGAGTTATTCGGAGACCTAGAAAAAAAACATGTTTCAGATGTCCTGGAATCAGGAATTCTCATGCGTTACAATTTTGATTCAATGAGAAACGGACACTGGAAAGCAAAAGAATTTGAAGAAAAACTATCATCAAAACTAAACGTTGATTTTACCCATTTATGCTCAAGCGGAACAGCAGCCCTTTCAATAGCTCTTGCCTCATGTGGGATTGGCAAAGGAGATGAGGTTATTGTTCCTCCTTTCACTTTTGTTGCAACAATTGAAGCAATAATTGCAGCCGGAGCTATGCCTGTTTTTTCAGATATTGACAAAACCCTTTGTCTTGATCCTGATCTTCTTGAATCTAAAATCACCAAAAAAACAAAAGCAATCATGCCTGTCCACATGTGCGGAGCAATGGCAGATATTAATAAAATAAAAAATATTTGTGAGAAAAACTCCCTGATTCTTATTGAAGATGCATGTCAGGCAATTGGAGCCTCAATAAACAATGTTTATGCAGGAACATTTGGAGACATGGGCTGTTTTTCATTTGATTTTGTTAAAACAATAACCTGCGGAGAAGGCGGGGCTGTTGTTACAAACAAAAAAGAGCTTTATGAAAATGCACACGCATTTTCTGATCATGGTCATGATCATATCGGCAATGACAGAGGAAAAGAAAACCACCCTTTCCCAGGGCTTAACTTCAGAATAAGCGAACTTAATGCAGCTGTTGGGGTTGCCCAGCTTGAAAGATTTGATGAAATAATTTCCATTCAAAGAAAAAACAAACAAATTCTTAAAAACGAACTTAAAGATTTAAAAAACATTGAGCTTAGACAAATTATCGATGAAAAAGGAGATAATGGAGGTTTCCTCTCTTTTTTTACTGAAGACGAAAATGCTGCTAGAAAAATCTTGGAAAATCTTAACAAAAACAAAGCAGACGGTACATTTTACTGGTATGATAATAATTGGCATTATCTTAGAAAATGGGATCATTTCAAAGAAAAGGTTAGTTTGTACAAAACTGAGTTTTCAGAATTTTTTAACCCTGAAACAATAAATATTAAAAAATCTGATGAAATAATGAAAAGAACCTTGTCAATGCTGATAAAACTTAGCTGGACTGAAGAAGAAATGGAAAAAAGAGTTGAAGCATTGAAAAAAAGCGTAAACATTTAA